The sequence ggcaggaggaggagcgggGCTCGGCGGGGGAGCCCGGGAGAGTCTGACTGACTCCGAGTTGCTCTCCTGCAGGCTCCCTCAGCTCCCGCTTCTCGGAACCGTCCGTGGACCAGGGCCCCGGGGCAGGCATCCCCAGCGCCCTGGTTCTCATCAGCGTTGTGTGAGTATGGGGCTGGCCTCGGGGTCAGATGGGCCTGGATTTGCATCCttgtctgtgtgaccttgggcaagagctcggcctctctgggcctttgcttAAGTGGGAGCTTGGGCTCCCCTCacagtgaggattaaataagatggtGTTTGGCACCTGCCGGCAGAGCTCCTCACACAGTGTGGACGCTTGGTTTGTCATGGACAAGTGTTTCCTGCTGGGACGGCAGAAGCCCTGGAGGCCGGGAAGGTCAGAGGGGCCTGACTTTGCTCGGGGgcagggggcttcctggaggagcaggCACCCAAAGCCTGTGGAATCCGGTGAGCgaggagaggggcagagaagAAGCAGTGTCATTTGCACATTTCATTCGTGTTTTCTGTGCCCAACTCTAAGCTGGGTGACCCCAGGGACACAGTAGTGACCAACAGCCTTGAGGGGAGCAGACCTGACGGCAGACCAGATGATGAGGCTGTGATGGGGGAGgcacaggcagaggggacagcccgGGCTGGCAAGGTCAGGGAGGGCTCCCTCCAGGGTGGACGGGCGGGCAGTCAGGGAGGGCCTCCTGGGAAAGTGGAGGACTCCTGAGTGGAGACACCCCAAGGGCTCGACCGGGGGGCTGACATGCACGCGGTCCTGGAGCCGCAGGGGGCAGGACGTGCTGAGGAGATGGAGGTGAAATCCATGCTCCCAGCAGACCCTGGGAGGTGAGAGTCAGATGCGCCCCACactcagcttctctgagcctcagtttccccacaacAGCGGGGCAGTGAGAGGCTGTGCTGCATGCTCTGCTCGGAGCTGCCGAGCCCGGAGGGTGGGGGGCTAGGACGGGCTGGCGGCTCTCATCTCTttgtctcccctccctgcctcctcaggATCTGTGTGAGGTAGGCTCCTTCCCATCCTCATGTCTCTCCCCCAGTGCagccccttctccctgccccaaGCCCCTGGTTCTCCCAGGGAGGTGGCCCGGTGTGGCAGTGAAGGGCGCCAGTATCAGACAAGCCTGGGGTGGAACCCTGACTTTGCTGTTTGTGGACTGTGTGACCCTAGGCatgtcacttaccctctctgagtcttAGCTTCCTCCTCCGAAAAGGGAGGTAATCCTGGTGCCCCTTCAGGCTGTGGTTGTGCGGGTGCCCAGCTGAGGGGAGCATCCGTATCCTGAGTCCTgacctctgccccctgcccccagcctgatCGTCCTCATCGCCCTCAATGTCCTCCTCTTTTACCGCCTCTGGTCCCTGGAGAGGACGGCCCACACCTTCGAGACCTGGCACAGCTTGGCCCTGGCCAAGGGGTGAGTGGATAGCCCTAGGGATTGGGGGCTTGGGCAGGTCTGGGGAGGCCGAGGCCCCACTCAGGTCCTGCATCCCCCACAGCAAGTTCCCCCAGACAGCCACAGAGTGGGCGGAGATCCTGGCCCTGCAGAAGCAGTTCCACAGCGTTGAGGTGCACAAGTGGAGACAGATCCTGCGGGCTTCCGTGGAGCTCCTGGACGAGGTGCGGCTTTGGGGCTGCGGGCTCCTGCATTTAAATCGCGAGAGGCAGCAGGTtcatctgggcctcagtttcctcttctgtaaaatgaggaggccATTCCTAGTCCCCACCTCCCAGAATTGCTGGAAAAATCAGTgggatggaagaaagaatttcTTGGCTCTCATCCTGGGAAGAAAGTTCAGGGTGTCTGACTTCAGGCATGGCTAGATCCAGCCACACAAGACTAGTAAGAATTGGTCTCATATCATCTCTTGTCTGTCTACCCACaggattggctttgttttgggcATCCTCTCCCCCAGGATGACTGAGGTGGTACTTGCAGCTCCAGGCtgacatgcaaaaaaaaagagcCTGCCCTCACTGGCTGCTGGGGCCACATGCCCATGCTTGACCATTCCCAGTGGTTGGTTAGGCAAGGCTTGGCCCCTGAACCCCTCCCCCGCTTTGGGGTGACTGAGGGGTCACCTGAGGGTGGGAGAGGTTGTCCCAAGGCTACTGGGGTATCATCTCCGGGAGGGGTTGCCCCAGACAACCTCTGCCGTTCAGAGGCAGCGTCTTTTCAGATGGCCAGGTTCAAATGCTGGTGTGGGACCTTGTGCAGTGACTTCACCGTTGGGGCCTTGGCTTCCTCCTGGGTAAATGGGGTAGCAGTAGATGTGATCTCAGGGACTATTGAGGGACTGAACGAGGTAACATTTAAATAGTGCCGAGCTCATTGTAAACAATGTGTTTGCTGTGAGCCCAGGGCccagtacacagtaggtgctcaataaatgtgtagtGGGTCAGCACAAAGGGCAGCCCCTGGGGGAAGTGCCTAAGGTGGGGAGGGGCATGAGTAGCTGGGGAGCAGCTGGCCTCAGCTGGGTGCCCACCCTGGTGGGTGACAGTGAAGGTCACGTCTGGTCACCGTAGACCATCGTGCTGAGGGCCACCTTCAGGGGCCTCCTTGCTCCCTGAAATGGCGCTCAGAGGGAGATCAGGCCGGGAAGGGCCATGCAGCACGGAGTGGGAGGGGATTGAGGCTGGGGCCTCATGGCTCAGAGAGCGGAACGGCCGGCCCCCTGACCCTGAGTTAAAttcttgttttcctctctctctcaaactGCCAAGGGCACAGAGTTGACTTCACAAATTAGTGTGAACGGCCAACGCTGGTTGAGGCCGGCTGTTCCAAGTGCTAAAATGGCCAGCTGACTTGCTCCTCACGCCAGCCTGTGAGGGATGCTCTTGTCATCCTCCATCTCATAGATGGAGACGCTGAGCAACAAGGCATTCAGACTCGCCCAAGGTTGCACAGGCTAGCTGATGTGCACTGAGTGCTTCCTGGGTGCCAGGTCCTAGGTGgcgccccccccctccccccagtatCCCTGAACTAAGCCAGGGAAGCAGGGATGTTACTGACCGTACTTCCGCCGAGGGACCTGGAcggctgaggggctggcccgagGTCACCCAGTAAGGAGGGGAGCCAGGACTTGAAGTCAGGCCACCTGGGCCCCGTCCATCTGCTGCCTGTGAGAAGTTCAACTGGGCGCAGCCGGGCTGCCTCTTGTTATGGGGTGACCTTGGCAGGGCACATGGCCTCCCTCGACCTTCCTGGTTCCTCAGCGGCAGGATGGGGCGATGTCACCTCTGCCGACACTCACCCACCTACCTCTCCCCCAGATGAAGTTCTCGCTGGAGAAGCTGCATCAAGGCATTGCCGTCCCAGAGCCTCCTTTTGACTCCCAGCCACAGCCCGACGACAGTTTCTCCTGAGGATGCCGGACACGCAGCCGTTCCCCCAAAGGGACAGATGGACATAGAGCCTCGGTAGCCACTGCTGGCACGGTGTGAGCGCCGGGAGCCTTCCGCCCACCCCTCCCGTGGCCTGACCAGGGGCCACGCAGACACGGGGACCACAGACACAGAAGATGCACTTTAGACCAGCGTGTGCGAGTCCAGCTGCCATCGCCTGCCCTCCAGGGAGCTGGCCTGGCCTTTGGCAGGCCCCCCGCTAACTTATTTTGCCCGGCTGGGGTTGTGGGGGGCGCCTCCTGGGGTGCACGGTTCCCTCAGCTCTGGgtttaatgtattatatttatttgggGCTGACAGAGCCCCAATAAAGGGTTGGAAATGGCTGTGGCTGTGCCTGCGGGGCCCTGGGAGCAAGAGGGAGGGATCTGTCCATTTTCTGGGGCCACGGTCACTGGTGTGACCTGGAATTCCCCAGCATCTTTCATAAGCTTTGCATCATCAGGGTCCAATGCAGGGGCTCCGAGGACAGACTCTGGTgcccagtggcctgggttcaaatccacgCCTGATACTTAGCAGGCACATAACCCGCAGCAggtcaacctctctgagcttcactttcctcttctgtacAATGGGTGTAAAAATAACCCCTGTCTCCCAGGGGCGTTAGAAATGAGTCTTCTCACGCTTGAGCTGAATCACGAGCCTGTAGGGCTTATTAAAAAGCAGAGgcagagccccccaccccccgagtGTCTGACTCAGCAGGAGGGAGTGGTCTGGGATCCTGCACTTCCAACAAGGGTccagctgatgctgatgctgatggtcCAGAGACCATCACTTTAAGAACCACTTGGAGGGTTCAAGGAGTTAATAAACATGGCTACTTAACAGGCCCTGGCTTggagtaagtattcaataaatgttactctTATCATagaaaaattgaggggaagaaGGTAACTCAAGTAGTGGGCGCCGAGTGCGCCCCAGGCTCTGGGCTGAGGTCTGAGGTTCATTGAATTCTCACGGTAGCTCCGTGACATGGAGACAGAGTTACATGCCTGATGCCACTCAGCAGGGAGGTGCAAATGACAGGCCTGGCCCTGGTGTCTCCACATTCAGTTGCAGGGTCCTGTGCCCTTCAGGACCCCCCGAGGACACGTCCAGGTTGAGGCTGTCTTACCGAGGAGGAGATGGGTGGAGAGGCAACGTCTCTGTCCAGGTAGAAGCCAGATCTGTCTCCCTCACCCCGTGTGCGGCTTGCGGAGTGAGCCATGGGCAGAGAGAGACCTTCGACGTGTGCCAGCCAGGCTGGAAGCATCTTCACTGAAGGCTTGGGGCAGAGGGCTCGGTGGGTAGAGGCAGGATGGACCaccagtggcagagccagcctcTCCTGTCCTCCAGCTGTGTGGTCATGGCAAGTtacccactctgagcctcagtttcccatacCTGTAAAATGAGCATCATGGTAATACCCACCTTGTAGGGGgaattgaatgagttaatatcagtaaagtgcttagaatggtgccacgcccacagcaggtgctcagcaaaccCCAGTGTATAGGGCTGGCAGGAGGCACCCCTGCCTGGTGCCCAAGTCAGGTCCTGGCTATGCCTCTGCCTTCCACCCGCTGCCGGGGGAGGGCTCGGGATAGCAAGAGGGTTATTTTCTGCAAGGGAATTTCACAGCCCAGGAGGTGCTGGCACAGATGCCCAGACCACAAAGGTGTCCGGTGTCCCTGGCTTCCTGTCCCTCTGCCCTGGGCCTGCCACACATGCTGGTTCCTCTTGCTCAGCAGGGCTAGGCCAGGGGTATTCTGGGACTTTACCCCACCCAGAACTGGTGGCCGAGACCTGAGCAGCGACCCCCCAGCCAGAAGTCTCACTCACCCTGGTCCTGCCAGCCCAGAGCTGCCACCCCATCCTCTCCATTTGGTAGAATCCACTGACAGAACAGCCCACCTGCCGTTGCTGGGGCAGGATTCCAGACCCACCCGAGGCCAGGGCGtgactctgcctcagtttcctcttctgtaaaagggATGATAGTAGACCTTGCTGCCCATGTTTGGGAGGGAGAAGTGGATCTGGTGTATCGCAAGGGCTCCAGCCTtgacatttatttatacattcaacACATTTACTGAGGCCTCCAATGTGCGGGCACAGGTCATGGTGCTGGAGACACGGTGCCCAGGATGAAGTCGACCCTGGAGGagcttggtggggggggggggcggtgctggAGAGACAGGCAGTGACTGGGgctatggaaaggaagaagaggatgtCAGGTAGGGACACTGCTGTGGAAGAAACACCGGAAACGAGTAAAGGAGGTCAGCTGAGGGGCGGGGAGGCAGTGCCCCGGGGATGGACAGAAGCCCTGACAAAGGTGCACTGGAACCAAGAACGGCAGGAGGCCAGGCAGTGAGCCTTTTGTTcacctgggggaggagggaccaAGGCCCCCAGGCGGGGATGAGCTCGGCCTGTGGGACAGCAGGGGCCTGGACACACTGGAGTTGGGGGGAGGGTAGAAGACGACCTCGGAGACAGAGGGGAGGGCGCTCCTCCAGAAACGTGGCACCCGCAAACCCCAGAGCAGCCTCTCGGCGGGCGGGATCTGGCTGCACCTCCTGCTTGGGTGGGGTCCGGAGTATCATCCGTAGCCCCAGCCGAACAGACCCCTCATGCCTACTTGGGGTCCCGCACCGTGACGTCCAAGCCCGGATGCCGGGGATCTGAGGGGGAGGTCACTTAGAGGTCTCAGCCAAGTCCCCCTCCATCCCATGAGGATGACTTCCATAATTTGAAGGCGGAAGCCCTGCCCCCAAATCGCCCTCAAAGCCTTCCTGTGACTTCGGGGGTGACCTGTCTCAGACTCCAACGCTGGGGGTTCCCAGAGCCTGGAGGGGTCGGACGCCCAGACCATCCGCCCCATGCCCAGAAGCCGCGGTCCCTGCGCCACCGGGAAAGGCCGGTGCAGCGGGCGCCTGCCGGGCCGCTGCGGCAAAGGCTGGGCGGCCGCGCCCTCCCCCCGCGGTGATtcaccccgccccctccctctgcctctccctcctccccccaggccgccgccgccgccgccgccgctgcagTGCGCAGGAGACCGCGGCCCGTGCCGCAGCGCGCCCGAGCGGGAGCCGGAGCCGGGCCGGGGTCCGCGCGCCTGGCGGATGCGCCCGCGGTGCTCCCCAGCGCAGCAGCCCGAGCAGCGGCCGCCCGCGCGGCGGGGATGCCCGGAcgccgggccccggggctgggcCCCCGGCGGTAACCGGAGCGGGGGGGCCgcgccccccctcctcccccctcgCCGGTCCCAGAGCCGCAGCTGCTGCGCCCGCGCGCTCCCGGGGACATTCTAACCGCCGCCGGGTCCCGCCGCCTCTCGCCCCGCTATCAATACCGGCGGCCCGGGAGCGGGGCGCAGCGTGCGCAGCGCAGCCATGGGGACGCTGCTGGCCTTCGTGGTCGGCGCGGCACTGGGTGAGTGCGCGGGGGGCGCGCGCGGCGGGGCCACAGCGGGGCACTGGGCGGGCGGCGGGATTCGCGCTCTGGGGCCGGACGGCTGGGCGAAGGCCACCCCCGGCCCATCTCCCGGCCCGGCTAAGTCCGCTTCAGAAGTTGTGCGCGCGGGGAGCGGGGCTAGGGAGGGCGGTGGAGGTGCGGGTGGGCAAGAGCGGGCGGGGGCCCGTCTGGCACAGCTTCGCGGCTGCGGGCGCCCAGCCGGGGGCGAGGAAACGCGGAGTCAGCTGCTCCCGGAGCCCCGCAGGCTGCAATGTGACACCCACAGcggcgggagggggtggggggaaggcggCGCCCGGAGACGGAgatgagagagactgagagacagagagagatggagacgGGAGAGATGGGGCGAGAGACAGAAGGACTCACACACAGTACTCCTGAGTGCTCTGTTGGGAGGATGGGGACATGAgaataaagagaaacagagacagagcgAGGGATGCAGAGCTGCCCGAGAGAGACTGAGGAGAGTTAAGAATCTGAgcggtggagagagagaaacttaagAGGCAGAAAGAAGTGGAGACACGGGCAGACACGGGGAGAGATGGAGTTTTAAAGGGACAGGGAAAGgtggagagagatgggagaggcTGTCTGAGCCTGGAAAGAGGACACAAAGTGGTGGGACCTTCAGAGAGCCccttaagagagagaaagaaggggaaacaGAGGCACTCAAGGAGGTGGAAAGAGCAGAGGAGGACAAGAAGCCCCAAGATTAATAGAGGAAGAGATTCAGGGACGCAGAAAAAGACCCAGAACTGGAGCTGGAGACACATGCATTAGCAGTTAGCGCTcgagggggcaggaaggaggtggCAGGTAAAAATGTGGAGGAGGGACCCAAAGGGGTTGGAATCCAGTAggggtgcaaaggccctgaggcaggaaggagttTTGAGAAGCTGATAGGAGGTGGGATAGGGGCCTGGAGGTCAGGGAGCCTGGGGGCGGGAGGACAAGGAGGCAGGAGAACTTGCGGAAGCGGGGATGACACAGGAGCTTCTGGGACTGGGGAGCAGGGCTGAGTGTGGGTCTGCCCTGGTTccagggcccatctgcccctctGAGGCCCTGCCTTCTCCCAGCACATGTGTCTGGGGCTGGCGGGGTGTGCAGAGCAGTAATGGTGGAAATAACTGCCGCCTTGAACTTCTAATGCAGCTGGAAGTCTAGTCCCACCACCTGGATGCTGCAGTCCCCTGGGCAGGGACCCTGAAGGTGGGGTGCTCGGGTGACAGACCCTGAGTTACTGACAGCATTGACAGCCTGTTGGTTGGGGGCCTCCTGTGGACCGGGCCCCCCGAGGCCTTACCTAACTTATGGAATCTGCCCAGCAACCTCCAGAAGCAAAGACGATCATTGCCCTCACTGTTcacagagggaaactgaggctcagagaagatgaGGACCTTGCCAAGGGCACGCAGCACCTGGCAGGGCCAGGTTTGGTGTCCGGTTCTGTCCCTTCCTTATCATTATTGAGGGGAAACAGATGATTTGTGGGGGCCCGGAGAGCCGACAACCGGCGAATGTGGCATTGCCCCGAGTGACGGGTGCCCCTGCGCGGCCTGTCCCCACAGTGTCGTCAGCCTGGGCGGGCTGTGTGGAGGTGGACTCGGAGACCGAGGCCGTGTACGGGATGACCTTCAAGATTCTGTGCATCTCCTGCAAGCGGCGCAGCGAGACCACCGCGGAGACCTTTACAGAGTGGACCTTCCGCCAGAAGGGCACCCAGGAGTTCGTCAAGGTACGTGGGGCCGGGGGTGGGCGTGGGCGTCCGTGTGGACCGGGGCTGGCTGCCAGGAGggcttgtttgttttcagtaATGTGCTGGTATCGATGACTGGCTCCCCCTTGACCCACTGGTGACCTCGGGCCAGTGGcggagcctctctgagcctcagcgcCCTCCTCTGTAACGATGGGGCGGCCGTGGTCTCCAGCTCAGCTCACTCTGAACGGAGTGAGTTGATGTACCTGGCGCTGGCTGGCACAGAATAAATGCCGTCGGAATTATGTAGAACCAGCAGAAATGTCTTGGACAGTTGTCCTGGGAGCACATAGCACCCGCTGGACCTCCCGTGCACTCTGTGTGTTTTGAGTTACGTCTGCTTGGGCGCCATGAGCTTTGAGGGGCTGCTGGAGAACAGGGGTCTGCAGCAGCTGGGGTCAGGCTGCCTCTGTCCCTGCCGAGGAGGGTGCCTGGTGGCTGGGGACAAGCTATAGAGAGTGGGGGCCAGGACGGCTGGACGGGCACCGGGACGGTGACTGAGTGACGTGCGCGTGTGTGGTCTCAGGGCGAGGGGCACAGTCGGGGGCCCGGGCAGACCCAGGCAGGATCCCGGCCCTCCAGACCCTCCCTGCCTGAGGCCATGGGGCCCGAGTCCCCACACGTGTCCCTCTGTGTGTCAGGGCGAGGGACAGCACAGAGgggtgggcggggagggggcaCAGGCGGTGACCCCTGCTCGCCGCCCCCAGATCCTGCGCTATGAGAACGAGGTGCTGCAGCTGGAGGAGGACGAGCGCTTCGAGGGCCGCGTGGTGTGGAACGGCAGCCGGGGCACCAAGGACCTGCAGGACCTGTCCATCTTCATCACCAATGTCACCTACAACCACTCGGGTGACTACCAGTGCCACGTCTACCGCCTGCTCTTCTTCGACAACTACGAGCACAACACCAGCGTTGTCAAAAAGATCCACCTCGAGGTGGTGGACAAGGGTGAGTCGGGCCCCGCTGCCCCCTCATCCCTGTTGCCCACCGGCGGCCAGATGGAGGGACAGATGGCAGGGAGAGGACAGGCTGGCTCCACGCCTGGGCCGACCGTCCATGGTGGCGGGGGGAGCCGCACCTCCTTCCCCAGCTCCAGCTCTGGCCTCTGTTTCTCTCTAACCCCGGAGAGGTCACAGTGGGCCTCTCCTGTGGAAGTTCTGGGTGCAGAACTCAGCTCTGCCCCTTGTGCTGTGTGACCTCCGGCAggtgtctttctgtctctgggccAAAGGGTTGCCCTGTAGAAAACAGGATGAAACGTCTCAGGGTGTTGTTTGAACCCTTCTCGTGTCCTGGGAAGGTTATGAGCATCGGGCAGTTTGCTGGATGTCAGCTCCTGGCGCATGTCTGGCTCACAGTGGGACCTCAGTACGCGGGGCGATGGATGCTGGTGGTTCTGGTGGCCGAGTAGCCAGAGCCCCACCTCTCTCTGTCCCGCGGCAGGGGAGAGATGAGTGCGTCACCCATAGCGGTGCTCCTAAATTCTGCTGTGCACACGGAGCACCCTGGAGGCTTGCTGAGGTGCAGTCTGACTCAGCAGACCTGGGTGGCCCAGGATCCCCCTTCTGACGAGCTTGCAGGTGAGGCCATGCTGCAGGGCTGGGCCATGCTGAGCAGCCAGCATCTAAGGTGCTTTGGAAACTTTTCATCGTTTTGGCTTCAGCTGCCTCAACCTGTTCTCTGAACCATCTTCAGATGGGGATAAACTGGAATTTTCCAGGGCCCTACAGCCATTGGCTCAGAGTCAGGGAGATATCCCTGACCTTGGGCAGCAAAGACCCAGGGCAGGTGTGTCCCGTGGGGCCCGTGGCGCACACCCATCGTCATGGGCAACACACAGGGTCCTTCCTTTCCCCAGGATGGGTGCCAGCCCAGCGCCTTACGTGGAGTCCTCCTCGAGAGTCCTCCGGGCAGGGCTCTCACTGTCCCTGTCCTACAGGTGGGGAGGGCCGGGCTCGGGCAGGTTAGATGGTGTGGTCAAGGTCGCAGAGTGGGACCTGGACGTGAACCCGTCGAGCCTGTGACTCCTGTGTCTGTTCTCAGCACGATTCACTGCTCCCTTGTCAGCCAGAGCCTGCGggtttctttttataattagCATTTTTACGTTTATTGTCAAAGTGATCCAGCGGAATTCGACGCAGGAGACAGTCTGAGCGACTCCCCGGTGTAGGTGCCGATGCTGGGTGGGCGGCCACCCCCAGACACAGCAGATGCAGCCCCGCCCGCGTGAGTCGGGTgggggagtggaattgctgtaacAAAGGCGCCCCCAAATTCCGCGGCTTAACAAAATCTGTCAGTCCTGTCTCCCAAATCAGTGCTAGGTGAGGGGTGCGGAGGGCGGGGATCCGCGATGCCCTCGGGCAGCCAGGTTCTTTCCATCTTGTGGCTGGGCCCTTGCTCAGAATGGCCCTCATCTTGTGGTGGAGGCAGCAGCTGAGGCATGGGGACCCGGTGGAGCCTCTCCTTCCACGTTATCTGCATGTTACACCCCCTCCCAGAGCGTGTGCTCTCAGCAGCATTTACCACGACACGGAGCCCTTCTGTGGTCTTCCCGCAGCCTGCGGCCCCAGCGTTATCTGCCACCAGATTGCAGTATTGCATGCATGAGAGTACAGTATTTTATATCATACTCTACAGTATATTAACATTACCAAACACACGACAGTATTTTTATCCTAACCCATCATACTAGAGTATTTTTAACATTACTCACCATACTACCATATTTTTATCATTACCCACCATGCTATAGtatcttaaaatactatgaattatattgtagtattttaaaatttttcttgttataTTATAATATGTTCATCATTGCCCATCATGCTGTAGTATTTTTAACATTACCCATCACACTGCAGTACTCCTTTCGTATTATTGTCTGGTTAGCGTTGCCGGCCGCCTATCATCTTTTTTATTATGACCCCCCCATCAGACTGTGGTTTCAGCGTTCCCTGTCAGCCTGGATCGCCCGCCTCCTGGTAGTAACCCCCAGGGAATGAACCGAGTCATTTCCAAAGGAGGGGCAGTGGGGGTTGGTGGTGAGACCCCCTCCGCCCTGGCGGGGTCAGAAGACGGTAGGAAGCACCGGGGTCCCCCAACCAGGAGTAGGGCTGGCAGGCGGGGATGAAAGGGCTGATTCTGCTTGGGATGTCGTCGGTGTGAGTGGAAAATGTCTGAAAGCCGGCCCCAGCGGTGTGGCTGGGGCGTGGGACCTGGGGGCTACCCTTGTGGGTGGTGGGTAGAGCTCTTAGGAGGTTGGGGATGTTTGAAGAAATTGAAGGTCTCCCCACAGCAGGTGCCTCTGACCCTCTGTGTGACGCTCTGCCTGGGTCCCTCATCTGTAAGGGAGAATGACAGCCACCCCGGGTGTCTGTGTGGGTTGGTGGAGGCTGCGCTGGATCCCCGGCCGCTATCGCTGAGTCTCTGGCTGTGCAAGCTCTGCAGAGCAGCTCGGACGCTGCAGTCACCTGCACTCGGGGCTGAACCCTGGCCCTGAGTCCAATCCTGGCTGTGCATCCTTGGCCCAGCACCttccccactctgggcctcaATGTCCTTGTCTGGAAAACGGGTTACAGACCCGTGCTGTCACTGTCCTAATCTAATTGGAAGAGCCGGAGATTCCAGGTTACCAAATTCCTTTGGGCGTTCAGTCCCAGGAGCAAGACCGAGAATTCCAGTGAGGTGACTTTATCCACTTGTAGCCAACTCAGTGTCTTCCTGAGGGCAGCCGAGCGCGAAGCCAGGACGTCTCTATCCTGGGGTGGTTTGGAAGAGTCGGGGAGATGCTCAGATAGAGACGCTGGGGTgaagcacagagcct comes from Equus asinus isolate D_3611 breed Donkey chromosome 26, EquAss-T2T_v2, whole genome shotgun sequence and encodes:
- the SCN1B gene encoding sodium channel regulatory subunit beta-1, coding for MGTLLAFVVGAALVSSAWAGCVEVDSETEAVYGMTFKILCISCKRRSETTAETFTEWTFRQKGTQEFVKILRYENEVLQLEEDERFEGRVVWNGSRGTKDLQDLSIFITNVTYNHSGDYQCHVYRLLFFDNYEHNTSVVKKIHLEVVDKANRDMASIVSEIMMYVLIVVLTIWLVAEMVYCYKKIAAATEAAAQENASEYLAITSESKENCTGIQVAE